A single region of the Streptomyces sp. AM 4-1-1 genome encodes:
- a CDS encoding alanine racemase encodes MALSLYVDTARWRAHQQSVLDQFPGIVPVCKGNGYGFGHERLADEAIRFGSDTLAVGTTYEAARIKDWFSGDLLVLTPFRRGEEPVPLPDRVIRSVSSVDGVHALVGARVVIECMSSMKRHGVREEELGQLHAAIEDVRLEGFALHLPLDRTDGSDAVEEVIGWMDRLRAARLPLHTMFVSHLRAEELARLQQQFPQTRFRARIGTRLWLGDHDATQYRGSVLDVTRVVKGDRFGYRQQKAASDGWLVVVAGGTSHGVGLEAPKALHGVMPRAKGVARAGLATVNRNLSPFVWAGKQRWFAEPPHMQVSILFVPADAQEPKVGDELVAHLRHTTTQYDRLVDR; translated from the coding sequence ATGGCGCTCTCCCTCTACGTCGACACCGCGCGCTGGCGGGCGCACCAGCAATCCGTGCTCGACCAGTTCCCCGGCATCGTCCCGGTCTGCAAGGGCAACGGATACGGCTTCGGTCACGAACGACTCGCCGACGAGGCGATCCGGTTCGGTTCCGACACCCTCGCCGTCGGCACCACCTATGAAGCGGCCCGCATCAAGGACTGGTTCAGCGGCGATCTGCTGGTCCTCACGCCCTTCCGCCGGGGCGAGGAGCCGGTGCCGCTGCCGGACCGCGTCATCCGGTCCGTCTCCTCCGTGGACGGTGTGCACGCCCTGGTCGGCGCGCGGGTCGTCATCGAGTGCATGAGCTCGATGAAGCGCCATGGCGTCCGGGAGGAGGAGCTGGGACAGCTGCACGCCGCCATCGAGGACGTACGCCTGGAGGGCTTCGCGCTGCACCTGCCGCTGGACCGTACGGACGGTTCGGACGCGGTCGAGGAGGTCATCGGCTGGATGGACCGGCTGCGCGCGGCCCGGCTGCCGCTGCACACCATGTTCGTCAGCCATCTGCGGGCCGAGGAGCTGGCCAGGCTCCAGCAGCAGTTCCCGCAGACTCGGTTCCGCGCCCGTATCGGGACCCGGCTCTGGCTCGGCGATCACGACGCGACGCAGTACCGGGGCTCCGTCCTCGACGTCACACGTGTCGTGAAGGGGGATCGTTTCGGCTACCGGCAGCAGAAGGCGGCGTCCGACGGCTGGCTGGTCGTCGTCGCCGGCGGCACGTCCCACGGTGTCGGTCTGGAGGCCCCGAAGGCACTGCACGGCGTGATGCCGCGTGCCAAGGGCGTCGCCCGCGCCGGTCTGGCCACCGTCAACCGCAACCTGTCGCCGTTCGTCTGGGCGGGGAAGCAGCGCTGGTTCGCCGAGCCGCCGCACATGCAGGTGTCGATCCTGTTCGTCCCCGCCGACGCTCAGGAGCCGAAGGTCGGCGACGAGCTGGTGGCCCATCTGCGGCACACGACGACCCAGTACGACCGTCTCGTCGACCGCTGA
- a CDS encoding peptidoglycan bridge formation glycyltransferase FemA/FemB family protein, which produces MSLTLRTISREQHLAYIQSLPSASHCQVPAWADVKTEWRSESLGWFDKTGEIVGAGLVLYRQLPKIKRYLAYLPEGPVINWYAPNLDEWLQPMLAHLKQQGAFSVKMGPPVVIRRWDSVAIKSGIQDPDVKRLRDVEATHIEPRAFEVSDRLRKMGWQQGEDGGAGFGDVQPRYVFQVPLANRSLEDVLKGFNQLWRRNIKKAEKAGVEVVQGGYEDLAEWQRLYEITAVRDHFRPRPLSYFQRMWSVLNSEDPNRMRLYFARHNGVNLSAATMLVVGGHVWYSYGASDNIGREVRPSNAMQWRMLRDSYAMGATVYDLRGISDSLDETDHLFGLIQFKVGTGGEAVEYVGEWDFPLNKLLHKALDIYMSRR; this is translated from the coding sequence ATGAGCCTGACCCTGAGGACCATCAGCCGAGAGCAGCATCTGGCGTACATCCAGAGCCTGCCTTCGGCCAGTCACTGCCAGGTCCCGGCGTGGGCTGACGTGAAGACGGAGTGGCGCTCGGAGAGCCTGGGATGGTTCGACAAGACCGGCGAGATCGTGGGCGCCGGTCTGGTCCTCTACCGGCAGCTGCCCAAGATCAAGCGGTATCTCGCGTACCTCCCCGAGGGCCCGGTCATCAACTGGTACGCCCCCAACCTGGACGAGTGGCTGCAGCCGATGCTCGCCCACCTCAAGCAGCAGGGCGCGTTCTCGGTGAAGATGGGCCCGCCGGTCGTCATCCGCCGCTGGGACTCGGTCGCCATCAAGTCCGGCATCCAGGACCCCGACGTGAAGCGTCTGCGCGATGTCGAGGCCACCCACATCGAGCCGCGCGCCTTCGAGGTGTCCGACCGGCTCCGGAAGATGGGCTGGCAGCAGGGCGAGGACGGCGGCGCCGGTTTCGGTGATGTGCAGCCCCGCTACGTCTTCCAGGTCCCGTTGGCGAACCGCTCGCTGGAGGACGTCCTCAAGGGCTTCAACCAGCTGTGGCGCCGCAACATCAAGAAGGCCGAGAAGGCCGGTGTCGAGGTCGTCCAGGGTGGCTACGAGGACCTTGCCGAATGGCAGCGGCTGTACGAGATCACGGCCGTGCGCGACCACTTCCGACCGCGCCCGCTGTCGTACTTCCAGCGCATGTGGTCGGTGCTCAACTCCGAGGACCCCAACCGCATGCGGCTGTACTTCGCGCGGCACAACGGGGTGAACCTGTCCGCTGCGACCATGCTCGTCGTCGGCGGACACGTCTGGTACTCGTACGGCGCGTCCGACAACATCGGACGCGAGGTCCGGCCGTCGAACGCGATGCAGTGGCGGATGCTCCGCGACTCGTACGCGATGGGGGCGACCGTCTACGACCTGCGCGGCATCAGCGACTCGCTCGACGAGACCGACCACCTCTTCGGACTGATCCAGTTCAAGGTGGGTACCGGTGGCGAGGCCGTGGAGTACGTCGGCGAGTGGGACTTCCCGCTCAACAAGCTGCTGCACAAGGCGCTCGACATCTACATGTCCCGCCGCTGA